The segment ACAGATAACCGTCCTTGGGCTTTTTTTCCTGACTTTTAAACCCCAGCACACCAGCCACCTGGGCAAGCGCTTCGATAATCAACACACCTGGCATGATCGGTTCATGGGGAAAGTGGCCCATAAAGAACGGCTCATTTACAGTCACATTCTTGTAGCCCACAATCGACTTACCCAACTCAATCTCCACAATCCTGTCAACCAACAGGAACGGGTACCGCTGCGGCAAATATTCCTTGATTTCCTCAATCGTCATTATCACTTCTAGTCCTCTCTCTGCTGCCTGCGCGCCTTTCAAGTTGGCTAACAGCCTGCTAATTCTTGCTTTCAAGCCGGCTCAAGCGTTTGGCCATGCTGTCCAGCTGGTTAAATCGAATGGCATTCCGACGCCATTGGGTTGAGCTGACGATACCCGTGCCCGAAGAATAATCTCCAGCCTCGGTTATGCTCTTACTGACCAACGACATGGCGCTTACCCTGACCCTGTCAACAATCCGTATATGCCCCACGACGCCTGAGCCGCCGCCCAGCACACAGTACCGCCCAACCTCGGCACTGCCCGCAACTGCCGCACAGCCGCATATCACAGTATGTGCCCCGATCCTTGCATTATGCCCAATCTGAACCTGGTTATCTATTTTAACCCCTTGTTCAATAATGGTATCTTCAATGGCACCACGATCTATTGTAGAACCGGCGCCGATCTCTACATCGTCACCCACCAGCACACCGCCCAACTGATGAATCTTGACCGATTTCTGCCCGTCAAACGCAAACCCGAATCCATCAGCACCAATAGTGGCACCCGAATGGACGATCACATTGTTACCCAGCCGTACACCGTGATAGAGAGACACATTGGCAAACAAACGGCAATTGACTCCAATCTGGCAGCCTTCACCGATAAAAGTACCAGCACCGATACGGGTTCCGGAATCCAGGCTGACACCCCCTTCGATTACCGCGTTGGCACCAATGGAAACATTGTCGGCCAGACGGGCGGAGGAAGAAACGGAGGCGCTGGGGTGGATGCCCTGGGGGGGGACCGGTGTGGCGTCAAAGAGCTGTGTCGCCTGGGCGAAACTGACATAGGGTGCCGAAGATATCAACTTGCTTACTGGACAGGCCTCAGCAAACTTCTCTTCTAAAATCACGGCAGATGCACGGCACTCGGCTAACTGCCTGGTATACGAGGGATTGCTGAGAAAGCAGAGTTTTCCCGGCGCTCCCGTGGTGAGAGTCGCCAGACCGCTGATAAGGCAGTCTTTGTCCCCGACCAGCCTGACACCGAGCAGGTCTGCAAGTGTGCCAAGTGTATAACTTTTTTCGTCACTCACCTGGCAACTACCCGCAGCTTCAACGTATTAAACGTTTAGTTCTGATTTAATTCGTTAATCTTCGCGGTCACTTTGGGAGTGATATCCAACACCGGGTCTGCATAAGCGACACCGGTCGCATTCAGAATCAGATCGTACCCGCCTTCTGCCACCACATCAGTAATGGCCTCGGTAAGGGTTCC is part of the Gammaproteobacteria bacterium genome and harbors:
- the lpxD gene encoding UDP-3-O-(3-hydroxymyristoyl)glucosamine N-acyltransferase, whose product is MSDEKSYTLGTLADLLGVRLVGDKDCLISGLATLTTGAPGKLCFLSNPSYTRQLAECRASAVILEEKFAEACPVSKLISSAPYVSFAQATQLFDATPVPPQGIHPSASVSSSARLADNVSIGANAVIEGGVSLDSGTRIGAGTFIGEGCQIGVNCRLFANVSLYHGVRLGNNVIVHSGATIGADGFGFAFDGQKSVKIHQLGGVLVGDDVEIGAGSTIDRGAIEDTIIEQGVKIDNQVQIGHNARIGAHTVICGCAAVAGSAEVGRYCVLGGGSGVVGHIRIVDRVRVSAMSLVSKSITEAGDYSSGTGIVSSTQWRRNAIRFNQLDSMAKRLSRLESKN
- the fabZ gene encoding 3-hydroxyacyl-ACP dehydratase FabZ gives rise to the protein MTIEEIKEYLPQRYPFLLVDRIVEIELGKSIVGYKNVTVNEPFFMGHFPHEPIMPGVLIIEALAQVAGVLGFKSQEKKPKDGYLYYFVGADNVRLRRPVVPGDRLTLMAEIETARKGIYKFKCTAKVDDELVTTMNIMCAERKVQVD